ATGCAATCGGCATCTGCGACACCTGCACGCGCCATGCCAGCATGATCGGTAAAGCTGATAACACGAACAAATTCAATTTTGCCGGGTAGTGGGTTTTCCATTTCAGGACGCACACACAAAACGATATCACGACGACCTTGTTCTTCGTGCAGCAACATATTGATGAGGCTCAAGGTGCGTTGTTCATTCCAGCCGAGCACAAGAATGTGTTTATTCACTTTTAAACTCCGTTTTCCCATTAGCCCGCCTTTCCAGTAATGGATCAGCAAGCTAGCGATACGGCTAACTCCGATAGCAAAGAGACCAAGACCACCGGGAATGACGAATAGGGCAACAACCCATTTCCCGAGATCAGTCGTTGGCGACATGTCGCCATAGCCAACGGTTGAGGCAGTAACAAAGAGGTAGTAGATGAAATCAGTCAAAGAGTGAGTGAGCGCATGCTCACCTGCAAGGCTCAGTAAAAACCAGCTGATTGCTGCATACATTACTGATGACAATAGCAGGTTTCGCCCACTTAATTGACCAAATTGGGTTAACACCCAGCGACGCAAGAGTAACCACATCGACATCCACAACCTCCTTTTTCACACTTGGTAAGTGGTTATTTACCTAGAATACGTGCTAGTTCGTCTTCTGCTGATTGTGAACCGCCCGGAGTAATTCCAGCTTCTGCCAGTTTCTTATCAAGGCTGCTACCGGATTGCTCTTCAGCCATTTCTGCTGCAGCTTCAAGTTGTGCCGATTTTTCAGCTTGGCGACGTTTAATGCGATCAAGTGATTCAACGGCAGTATGCATTTTTGCATTGGCACCCACATTGGTTGCTGATACTGCACTTTGCGCTTTTTGTACCGCTTCGTTCGCTTTTACCACATCGACTTGTTGCTCAAGTTGACGCAGTTTGTCTTTAGCTTGTGCGATATTCGTGCGCATGCTTTGCTCTGATTGCGTGAACTGATCTAGGTAAGTCTGTTCAGCTTGTTGCTCATTGCGAAGCGTTGCCACTTTTTGTGCACACTCAAGTGCTAGATCTTGCTGACCTTTTTCCATTGCAGCACGTGCATGGGTTTCATACTCATTAATGCCTTGATCGAAGCTTGCTACTTTTTGCGAGGACATTTTGCGTTTAGCTACAATCTTCACAAGTGCTTCATCTGAGCGACGGAGTTCTGATTTAGCTTCACGGATTTCTTGATCAAGAATACGTAATGCTTGATTGTCTGCTACCGCTTCAGCCGCTTCGTTTGCACCGCCTTTAAGGGCTGTTACTAGTTTCTTCCAAACACTCATGCTGCATTCTCCGCTAGGTGGTCTTGGTAAAGCTCAATGAAAGCTTCAACGTTTCGGTATAGGGTCGCCACTTCAATAACGACACTTTCTGCTTTTGATTGTGAAGATAAGGAGCCAAAGGCAACATAGTAACTTTCGCCGTCTAGGTCGCTTAAGCCAATGGTCGATAGTGGGAACATTTTATGGGTACGAAGTACAAATTCGTTCAGTGCACTAACGTCTTGAACTTGTTGTTGTGCAAACAATAGGACTTCAACCAAAATTTGTTCGCCAGCTACCGCAAGGTAAGCTTCGATTTGGTCTTCATTTTTGATGATCAGTGTGTCATCGGAAGCTTCAACTTCCCAGCCATCATGTGCGCTAAGTAACGATTGAAGTTCAGGTAGTTGCCACGTCATTGTGAGCCCCTTTTTTAGTGTGTTTAACATAGTGAACGAATGTGGATGTCACGATTCGTTGCAATGTGTATTAGATCCAACAAAATGGAAAAACGTTCAATTTACTTTGTATCAAACGGTATATAGATGAAGCTGAAAAGTGCTCATATATTATGACGTTATATCCATGATATAGCTGCAAGTTTAAACAGATATCAGGCAAATTGTGAAGAGATTGGGCTTTTTTATGTAACGAGTCGTCAAAAAACAGGCACTCTACGCCTTCGTGGTGTCAAAGAGGATGGATGGCTGGGGCGAATAATGAGCACTTATGGTGCAATGAAGCGCCAAATCAAAGCATTGAGTATCAGATAAAGATGCGGTTTGAATCTAATGAGTTGAAAGATAGATAAAAAAAGATTGGCATGATGAATGCTTTCCTTAAATGGAATGGAGTAGTTTTCATTGTCTAGGCAAATACAGTTGGGTTTATTCATCGGCATTGGCGCCTGTCCTTTTTGTAGGGCAGGCGTTTTTTTATGCCATATGGGCAAACAACCAGGCTTTCTGAGGTAGGGATAAACATGCAATCACTAAATATTCAATCGGCTTGCCCATATTGCGGGGTTGGGTGTGGGATCAAAATCTGTAATGGGAAAATTGAGGGCGACGTAAACCACCCAGCCAATAAAGGTGCATTGTGCGTAAAAGGAACGGCTTTAACCGATAGCCTCAGCATGCCATCACGTTTGTTATACCCCAAGGTATCTCAGCAGGAAGTGAGTTGGGATACGGCCACCTCAGCGATCAGCGATAAAATTCAGCAAGTGTTAGCAGAGTCAGGTCCCGAAGCCATTGGTATGTATGTGTCAGGCCAGCTGCTGACAGAGGATTATTATGTCGCGAATAAGCTAATGAAAGGATTTATCGGTAGCGCCAATATCGATACCAATTCTCGGTTGTGCATGTCATCGGCGGTTACTGCGCATATACGCGCGTTTGGTGAAGATGTTGTTCCTGTGACTTATGATGACTTGGATGTAACCGACTTGATTGTGATTGTGGGTGCTAACACCGCTTGGACCCATCCCGTGGTATTTAGGCGTATTCAGCAAGCACGAGACAAGAACCCAAGCGTAAAGTTGGTGGTGATCGATCCTCGTAAAACAGTGACAGCTGAGCAAGCTGACTTGTTCTTACCGATTGCAAATGACGGTGATATTACGCTATTTAACGGCCTTATTCGCTACATGGCTGACAATGGAACGATTGACTCTCGTTTTGTTGAAGACCATACCAATGGCAGTGAAGAGCTGCTTGATGCTGTTAGTGGCAATGAATTTCAACTTGATGAAGTTGCTTGCCAGTTAGGTGTTGACGTGCAATCACTGACAACCTTTTATCGTTGGTTTTCAGTTAGCCCAACAGCGATCACTGTTTTTTGCCAAGGGGTAAATCAGGCCATAGATGGTACTGATAAAGCTAACGCGATTATTAACTGTCATCTGCTCAGTGGAAAAATCGGCAAGCAAGGTTCGGGAC
The nucleotide sequence above comes from Photobacterium swingsii. Encoded proteins:
- a CDS encoding PspA/IM30 family protein, which translates into the protein MSVWKKLVTALKGGANEAAEAVADNQALRILDQEIREAKSELRRSDEALVKIVAKRKMSSQKVASFDQGINEYETHARAAMEKGQQDLALECAQKVATLRNEQQAEQTYLDQFTQSEQSMRTNIAQAKDKLRQLEQQVDVVKANEAVQKAQSAVSATNVGANAKMHTAVESLDRIKRRQAEKSAQLEAAAEMAEEQSGSSLDKKLAEAGITPGGSQSAEDELARILGK
- a CDS encoding potassium channel protein — translated: MSMWLLLRRWVLTQFGQLSGRNLLLSSVMYAAISWFLLSLAGEHALTHSLTDFIYYLFVTASTVGYGDMSPTTDLGKWVVALFVIPGGLGLFAIGVSRIASLLIHYWKGGLMGKRSLKVNKHILVLGWNEQRTLSLINMLLHEEQGRRDIVLCVRPEMENPLPGKIEFVRVISFTDHAGMARAGVADADCIIIDNPEDDVTLSASLYCANQNPEAHLLAYFNDEALSDLLKQHCPNAECIPSVSVEMLAKAAVDPGSSELHHELLSTNKGMTQYSVNFPSDKTETTVAPLFSLFKKQHDAILIALDAGKGVELNPPLDRAVTANTKLFYIADERVDSFEWHKLGDQDV
- a CDS encoding DUF2170 family protein produces the protein MTWQLPELQSLLSAHDGWEVEASDDTLIIKNEDQIEAYLAVAGEQILVEVLLFAQQQVQDVSALNEFVLRTHKMFPLSTIGLSDLDGESYYVAFGSLSSQSKAESVVIEVATLYRNVEAFIELYQDHLAENAA